The proteins below are encoded in one region of Candidatus Oleimmundimicrobium sp.:
- a CDS encoding glucose-1-phosphate thymidylyltransferase → MKGLILSGGTGTRLRPITYTSAKQLVPVANKPILFYAIEAIRDANITDIGIITGDTGEEVKLAVGDGSKWGVNITYIPQEAPLGLAHAVKIAHDFIKDDDFVMYLGDNLVKDGINSLVEEFRLHRGYGKQTNCNCQILLSHVKEPQRFGVAELLDGKVVHLVEKPKKPKTDLALVGVYMFDKSIFEAVNSIKPSWRNELEITDAIQYLIDEGYDVHPHIIDGWWKDTGKLEDLLEANRIMLGLIGENINGNVDDKSQILGKVVVEKGAIIKESVIRGPVIIGSGSKIINSYIGPFTSIHDNVTIEGSEIEHSIILADCTIQGIGSRIEDTLLGKNVKVHKSNTKPKAYRLMVGDNSEIEVI, encoded by the coding sequence ATGAAGGGGCTAATACTTAGTGGGGGAACCGGAACGAGGCTTCGCCCTATTACCTATACCAGTGCAAAGCAGCTCGTTCCCGTGGCAAACAAACCCATTCTTTTTTATGCGATAGAAGCCATTCGGGATGCGAATATAACAGATATTGGCATAATAACCGGTGATACAGGTGAAGAGGTGAAGTTGGCTGTTGGCGATGGTAGTAAATGGGGAGTAAATATAACATATATTCCGCAGGAAGCTCCCTTGGGACTAGCTCACGCAGTTAAAATTGCTCATGATTTTATAAAAGATGACGATTTTGTCATGTACTTAGGAGATAATTTGGTCAAAGACGGTATAAATAGTCTCGTGGAAGAATTCCGCTTGCATCGAGGGTACGGCAAACAGACCAACTGCAACTGCCAGATTTTATTATCTCACGTAAAGGAACCTCAGCGTTTCGGAGTGGCAGAGTTGTTAGATGGCAAAGTGGTTCATCTGGTTGAAAAACCGAAGAAGCCCAAGACCGATTTGGCTTTGGTTGGAGTTTATATGTTCGATAAAAGTATTTTTGAGGCAGTAAACTCTATTAAGCCATCCTGGCGAAATGAGTTAGAAATTACCGATGCTATCCAATATTTAATCGATGAAGGATATGATGTTCATCCTCACATAATTGACGGTTGGTGGAAGGATACCGGTAAATTAGAAGATTTATTGGAAGCCAATCGGATTATGTTAGGTCTTATTGGAGAAAATATTAATGGCAATGTTGATGACAAATCACAGATTTTGGGTAAAGTTGTGGTGGAGAAGGGAGCAATTATCAAGGAAAGCGTAATTCGAGGTCCGGTTATAATTGGCAGCGGTAGTAAGATAATTAACTCATATATTGGGCCGTTTACCTCGATTCATGATAATGTAACGATTGAGGGCAGTGAAATTGAACACAGCATAATTTTGGCAGATTGTACGATTCAGGGAATTGGGAGTCGCATAGAAGATACTCTTCTGGGAAAAAACGTGAAAGTCCATAAAAGTAACACCAAGCCTAAGGCATATCGACTCATGGTCGGAGATAATAGTGAGATAGAAGTCATTTAG
- the rfbD gene encoding dTDP-4-dehydrorhamnose reductase, producing the protein MFLKILITGAKGMFGSDLVKVLSLPACLSVDTAGRQGSEHDVTGLSHQELDVTNKRDVDICINDNKPDVVIHAAAYTDVDGCESNRELAFLVNAEGTKNVASACRAMDSAMVYISTDYVFDGAKDIPHTEEDKPNPINIYGESKLAGENYVKSILDKYYIVRTSWLFGKNGKNFVETILRLAQEKNELKVVNDQVGSPTYTLDLARAIKALLTKPSFGYYHISNQGSCSWYDFAREILGLSGLNDIKVIPVSTEEIKRLANRPKYSVLNCQKFMDESGYNLRNWQDGLKDYLAEKSCKAN; encoded by the coding sequence ATCTTTCTGAAGATATTAATAACCGGTGCCAAGGGAATGTTCGGCTCGGATTTAGTCAAGGTATTATCCCTGCCTGCCTGCCTGTCGGTAGACACGGCCGGCAGGCAGGGTAGCGAGCATGATGTTACAGGCTTATCTCATCAGGAATTAGATGTAACCAATAAAAGAGATGTTGATATTTGCATAAACGATAATAAGCCTGATGTTGTTATTCACGCAGCTGCTTATACTGATGTTGATGGTTGTGAATCAAATCGAGAATTAGCATTTTTAGTAAACGCCGAAGGTACAAAAAATGTGGCAAGTGCTTGTAGAGCAATGGATTCGGCGATGGTTTACATAAGCACGGATTATGTTTTTGATGGAGCGAAAGATATACCACATACTGAGGAAGACAAACCCAACCCTATAAATATTTACGGCGAATCAAAACTTGCCGGAGAAAATTATGTTAAATCAATTTTAGACAAATATTATATCGTAAGGACCTCCTGGCTTTTCGGGAAAAACGGCAAGAATTTTGTTGAGACGATTTTGCGTTTGGCCCAAGAAAAGAATGAACTCAAGGTTGTAAACGACCAAGTTGGCTCACCTACCTATACTCTCGATTTAGCCAGGGCGATAAAGGCATTGCTAACTAAACCCAGTTTCGGCTATTATCACATTAGCAATCAAGGGTCTTGCTCCTGGTATGATTTTGCAAGAGAAATACTTGGATTGAGTGGGCTTAATGACATTAAGGTGATACCGGTTTCCACAGAGGAAATAAAAAGACTCGCTAATCGTCCTAAATATTCAGTCTTAAATTGTCAAAAATTTATGGATGAATCCGGTTATAATTTAAGGAATTGGCAAGACGGTTTGAAAGATTATCTGGCAGAAAAGAGTTGTAAAGCCAATTAA
- the rfbB gene encoding dTDP-glucose 4,6-dehydratase translates to MKSDTGRLLITGGAGFIGSNFIRYMLKVHPEYRIINLDKLTYAGNLDNLKDIEGNPNYKFMKGDVCDSSLISNLVKKADVVVNFAAESHVDRSIESPDEFIKTNVLGTNNLLKCSLDAKVKRFVQISTDECYGSIENGSFKETDSLTPNSPYSASKAAGDLIALSYWKTYGFPVVITRSTNNFGSYQYPEKLIPLFITNILEGKKVPLYGDGLNVRDWLYVEDNCEAIDLVLHEGKEGEIYNIGAKNELPNVEVTKMVLDILGKDENFIEYVTDRPGHDKRYSVDISKIKELGWSPRHDFDEALKLTVNWYKDNKWWWEKLK, encoded by the coding sequence TTGAAATCTGATACAGGGCGTCTTTTAATAACAGGTGGAGCGGGGTTTATAGGCAGCAATTTTATAAGATATATGTTGAAAGTTCATCCTGAATATAGAATTATTAATCTTGATAAATTAACCTATGCCGGTAATTTAGATAATCTAAAAGACATAGAGGGCAATCCAAATTATAAATTCATGAAGGGCGATGTTTGCGACTCATCGCTCATTTCTAATTTAGTTAAAAAGGCTGACGTAGTTGTTAATTTTGCCGCGGAAAGCCATGTGGACCGCTCCATAGAATCGCCTGACGAGTTTATAAAAACTAATGTTTTAGGAACCAATAATCTTTTGAAATGTTCTTTAGATGCAAAAGTTAAGCGGTTTGTTCAAATTTCAACGGATGAATGTTATGGCTCTATTGAGAATGGTTCATTCAAAGAGACTGACTCATTGACTCCAAACAGTCCTTACTCCGCAAGCAAAGCAGCGGGCGATCTAATTGCTCTTTCTTACTGGAAAACCTACGGCTTCCCGGTAGTTATCACTCGAAGCACCAATAATTTTGGCTCTTATCAGTATCCGGAAAAACTAATTCCCCTTTTTATCACCAATATTTTAGAAGGAAAGAAAGTTCCACTTTATGGCGATGGGTTGAATGTGCGCGATTGGCTCTATGTTGAAGATAATTGCGAGGCCATCGATTTAGTTCTTCATGAGGGAAAAGAAGGAGAAATTTACAATATTGGAGCGAAAAACGAGCTTCCAAACGTTGAAGTAACTAAAATGGTGCTGGATATTTTAGGCAAAGACGAGAATTTCATAGAATACGTTACCGACAGACCCGGCCATGATAAAAGATACTCGGTGGATATCTCAAAAATAAAAGAGCTTGGCTGGAGTCCCCGACACGATTTTGATGAGGCTTTGAAGTTAACGGTAAATTGGTATAAAGACAACAAATGGTGGTGGGAGAAGCTCAAGTAG
- a CDS encoding dTDP-4-dehydrorhamnose 3,5-epimerase family protein: MIKDVQIKKLKLIPDERGFLMEMLRCDDSVFDKFGQVYITGCKKGAAKGWHYHKEQDDHFVCVSGKTLVVLCDLREGSPTYKEVNEFVLEAPPCKENEPVLLKIPAYVAHGFTALDCEEARVVNIPTKPYRYDDPDELRFPWDSEEIPYKWPDFVKYGG, from the coding sequence ATGATAAAAGATGTGCAAATAAAAAAACTTAAACTAATCCCTGACGAGCGGGGATTTTTAATGGAAATGTTGAGATGCGACGATTCTGTTTTCGACAAGTTTGGGCAAGTTTATATCACCGGTTGCAAAAAAGGAGCAGCTAAAGGGTGGCACTACCATAAAGAGCAGGATGACCATTTTGTCTGCGTTTCCGGAAAGACTTTAGTAGTTTTATGTGATTTAAGAGAGGGTTCTCCAACTTACAAAGAGGTAAATGAATTTGTTTTAGAAGCTCCTCCTTGCAAAGAAAACGAACCTGTTTTACTCAAGATTCCGGCTTATGTGGCGCACGGCTTTACCGCTTTAGATTGCGAAGAGGCCAGAGTTGTTAATATTCCAACCAAGCCGTATCGGTATGATGACCCGGATGAGCTTCGCTTTCCTTGGGACAGCGAAGAGATTCCCTATAAATGGCCGGATTTTGTTAAATACGGAGGTTAA
- a CDS encoding UDP-glucose/GDP-mannose dehydrogenase family protein gives MKLCFIGSGYVGLVSAACFADLGHEVFCVDKDNVKIESLKKGIVPFYEPGLGELVKKNVEQGHLKFTKDLKEALTSSNIVFITVGTPSSYDRRADLSQVRNAAFEIGKNISDYKVIVNKSTVPVGTADLVEKIIKENQTKKVPFDVISNPEFLREGNAIYDFMNPDRVVIGTSSEKAKVIMEKLYSSFSKVMFTDVRSAEMIKYASNAFLATKVSFINEVANLCEKVGADVTEVAKGMGHDKRIGADFLNAGIGFSGSCFPKDTKALAEIAKENGCESEIVSAAIKVNDKQKLIPILKLKDILGDIRGKTIGILGLSFIPDTDDIRDAASIDIIRALLAEGADVKATDPVATFNMKKMFPKLMYFEDVYETVKNCDALILVTEWNEYKGIDFAKVKNLMRKPIIIDGRNLFNREELEKLGFYYEGIGR, from the coding sequence TTGAAACTTTGTTTTATCGGTTCCGGATATGTTGGATTGGTATCGGCAGCGTGTTTTGCAGACTTAGGCCACGAAGTTTTTTGTGTCGACAAAGATAATGTAAAAATTGAAAGTTTAAAAAAGGGCATCGTTCCTTTTTACGAGCCGGGGTTGGGTGAGCTCGTTAAAAAGAATGTTGAACAAGGACACTTAAAATTTACCAAAGATTTAAAAGAGGCATTAACCTCCTCCAACATAGTTTTCATCACTGTTGGAACCCCTTCTTCATATGATAGACGGGCTGACTTATCTCAAGTTAGGAATGCTGCTTTTGAAATAGGGAAGAATATAAGTGATTATAAGGTAATTGTTAATAAAAGCACTGTTCCTGTGGGAACAGCAGACCTCGTCGAGAAAATTATTAAAGAAAATCAAACCAAGAAAGTTCCTTTTGATGTAATCTCTAATCCGGAGTTTTTACGGGAAGGCAATGCTATCTATGATTTTATGAACCCCGATAGGGTAGTTATAGGGACCTCCTCTGAAAAAGCAAAGGTTATTATGGAGAAACTTTACTCTTCCTTTTCCAAGGTTATGTTCACCGATGTTCGTAGCGCGGAGATGATAAAGTATGCCTCCAACGCTTTTCTTGCAACCAAGGTATCTTTCATAAATGAAGTCGCGAATCTGTGTGAAAAAGTGGGGGCAGATGTAACCGAAGTTGCAAAAGGAATGGGTCACGATAAAAGGATTGGAGCCGATTTTTTAAATGCCGGCATAGGTTTTAGCGGTTCTTGTTTCCCCAAAGATACCAAAGCGCTGGCTGAAATTGCAAAAGAAAACGGGTGTGAATCGGAAATAGTTTCGGCGGCAATCAAGGTTAATGATAAACAAAAGCTAATTCCCATTTTAAAACTCAAGGATATTTTAGGAGATATTCGGGGCAAAACAATTGGAATTTTAGGTCTTTCTTTTATACCGGATACCGATGATATACGGGATGCTGCTTCAATTGATATTATAAGAGCGTTATTGGCCGAGGGGGCTGATGTTAAGGCAACCGACCCTGTAGCAACTTTTAATATGAAAAAAATGTTTCCAAAGTTGATGTATTTTGAAGATGTCTATGAAACGGTTAAGAATTGTGATGCTTTAATTCTTGTTACAGAATGGAACGAGTACAAAGGGATTGATTTTGCAAAGGTGAAGAACTTGATGAGAAAACCGATAATAATAGACGGACGTAATTTGTTTAATCGAGAAGAACTTGAGAAGCTTGGTTTTTATTACGAGGGTATCGGCAGATAG